The Klebsiella africana sequence GGTGATCAGCGTGACCTCAGGCCCCTGATGGCTGTAATGATAAAACAGGATCCACGCCCCGATCAGCGCAGTGACGATAGGGAAGATCCACACCGGTGACCAGTTCTTCACCTTCTGCACTTTCGCTTCTCCGCTCTTATTTTCCATGTTGTTGTATTTCCTCATGGCTTGAATCTGGCTCACGATCCCACAGCAAACGGGGATCAAACGTCATCGCTGAAAACATGGTCATCACTACCACCAGCGCAAACATGACTGCACCGATGGCGGGATAAATATTCATCAGCCCTCCCATGCGCACCAGCGCAGAGAGCACGGCGATGACAAAAACGTCAATCATTGACCAGCGGCCAACAAATTCCACCACTTCATAGATCAGATGCATGCGTTCCGAATCGCGTGCGCCGTTACCGTTGGCATTCCAGCACAGCCAGGCGATAGCAATCATCTTCAGCGTCGGGACCATAATACTGGCGATAAAGATCACCAACGCGACCGGATAGGAGCCTTCACTCCACAGCAAGACTACCCCAGCCATAATGGTTGACGGCATTTTATCGCCCAGCAGATCGGTAATCATGATCGGCATAATGTTGGCAGGGAGATAAAGGATAAATGAAGTTACCAGCAGCGCCAGCGTCCATTGCAGGCTATTTTTGCGCCGCGCCGTTCCTTTACTGTGACAGCGCGGGCAGACGGTCTGGTCGGCCGGCAACACCGCTGTACAGCAGGCACAGGAGCGCAGCCCCTGGCGGATCCCGGCCACGCCGACCTTCAGCGGCTGGGTAATGGCCGGCATGGGGGCAATATCATCCCACAGCCAGCGCCGATCGACGCACTGGAAAGTGCGTAACTGCAGCAGGCAAAACATGCACCAGGGAATAAAGCTCAGGCCAATACCGATATCGCCATAGGCCATCAATTTGACGAAGCTGACCAGCACGCCAGCAAGAAAGATCTCCGCCATCCCCCAGGTTTTCAGTTGAAAGAGAATTCGCGCGAGGAACGCCTTCAGGCCGGCAGGCATCCTGACCCGGTTAACCAGCAGCAGAATGGTGACCAGGCAAAACGCCGGCACTAATTGAACAAAGAGTAAAAAGAAAGTCCCGAGACTGGCGTAATCCTCGCTAAACAGCACATTGGGAATTTCCAGCAGCTCTATTTCGCTGCTGATGCCGCCCACTTTCATATAGATAAAAGGGAACAGGTTGGCCAGCAGCAGCATAAACAGCGCGACCAGCGCATACGCCGTGGGACGCTGGCGAGGCGCGTCCCACGTGGTAGTTAACGTTGTACCGCAGCGCGGGCAGGCGGCTTTCTGGCGATGCTCAAGCTGCGGCAAAGCCACCAGCAAATCACATTGGGGACATAAAATATGTCGCGCAGCATGATGATGATCGCACATGACAACTCCTCGGCTCAGGCGCCGTTCTTTAATCCTTCGAGATATTCCCAGCGTTCAAAGGCGGCTTCCAGCGCCTGCTCCGCTTCTGCCAGCTGCGCCAGCACCTGCTGCGTGCGATCGTGCGGTTGCCCGAAGAAATCAGGATCGGCAACCTGCTCCTGCAGCGTCTGCAGTTCAGCC is a genomic window containing:
- the pqiA gene encoding membrane integrity-associated transporter subunit PqiA, whose translation is MCDHHHAARHILCPQCDLLVALPQLEHRQKAACPRCGTTLTTTWDAPRQRPTAYALVALFMLLLANLFPFIYMKVGGISSEIELLEIPNVLFSEDYASLGTFFLLFVQLVPAFCLVTILLLVNRVRMPAGLKAFLARILFQLKTWGMAEIFLAGVLVSFVKLMAYGDIGIGLSFIPWCMFCLLQLRTFQCVDRRWLWDDIAPMPAITQPLKVGVAGIRQGLRSCACCTAVLPADQTVCPRCHSKGTARRKNSLQWTLALLVTSFILYLPANIMPIMITDLLGDKMPSTIMAGVVLLWSEGSYPVALVIFIASIMVPTLKMIAIAWLCWNANGNGARDSERMHLIYEVVEFVGRWSMIDVFVIAVLSALVRMGGLMNIYPAIGAVMFALVVVMTMFSAMTFDPRLLWDREPDSSHEEIQQHGK